CATGCCGGCAGCGCGCCCGCGGATCCTGGTGATCGAGGACGAGCCCGCGACCCGGCGCGGGCTGTGCGACGTGCTCGCCTATCGCGGCTACCAGCCCGCCGCCGCGACCTCGGGCGACGACGGCCTGCGCCAGGGGCTCGCGGGCGGCGTCGACCTCGTGATCCTCGACCCCCTCCTTCCCGGGCTCGACGGCTTCGAGCTGTGCCGCGCGCTCCGCGCGCGCGACCCGCGCCTGCCGATCCTGATGCTCGCCGCCAGCGCGCGGGAGGAGGACGTGCTCGAAGGCTTCCGCTGCGGGAGCGACGACTACGTCACCAGGCCCTTCTCCGTCCCGCTGGTCCTGGCGCGCATCGACGCGCTCCTGCGCCGCAGCGGGCGGGGCGAGCCGGCCCCGGCGCCCTTCCCCTTCGGTGACTGGTGGATCGAGCCCGTGCGGCTCGCCGCCACGCGCGCGGGCGCGTCGGTCGGGCTCTCGCGCCGCGAGCTCGAGATCCTGCGCCTCCTCGCGAGCGAGCGCGGGCGCATCGTCGGACGCCGGCGGCTGCTGGCCGAGGTCTGGGGCTGCCGCGCGCCGGAGCGGGTCGAGACCCGCACCGTCGACGTCCACATCGCGAAGCTGCGCCGCAAGCTCGGCACGGGGCGCCGCCTGATCGAGACCGTGCGCGGCGAAGGCTACCGGCTCGCCGCGTGACGCGGCGGTGGATCGTCCTCGCGCGGAGAGCGGCAGCGCGGTCCCTCTCGAGCCGAGCGTGCGCGTGTCGCGGTCGCGCGGGCCGCCCCCGCGCGCGTCGGGGCATGGCGGCGGGCCGGCTCGCAGGACGCACGCGGCGCAGCGCCGCGGCTGC
The sequence above is drawn from the Deltaproteobacteria bacterium genome and encodes:
- a CDS encoding response regulator transcription factor; translation: MPAARPRILVIEDEPATRRGLCDVLAYRGYQPAAATSGDDGLRQGLAGGVDLVILDPLLPGLDGFELCRALRARDPRLPILMLAASAREEDVLEGFRCGSDDYVTRPFSVPLVLARIDALLRRSGRGEPAPAPFPFGDWWIEPVRLAATRAGASVGLSRRELEILRLLASERGRIVGRRRLLAEVWGCRAPERVETRTVDVHIAKLRRKLGTGRRLIETVRGEGYRLAA